Proteins from a single region of Nitrospira sp.:
- a CDS encoding MBL fold metallo-hydrolase, with amino-acid sequence MIRKTFSVPPLGCNCSIIGDPVTKQAVVIDPGGAPERILHEVQQLGFAVTHVLHTHAHFDHFLASSEIKRATGATICLHQDDLKLWENLELQCRMFGVSYVPAVSPDYWLADEEKVLLGQVPIITLHTPGHTPGSMSFHVPNDQLVLAGDTLFRGSIGRTDLWGGNFEAIEESIRERLYTLDDATTVVTGHGPETEIGLEKESNQFVRL; translated from the coding sequence CTGATTCGAAAGACGTTCTCAGTCCCGCCGCTTGGCTGTAATTGCTCGATCATCGGTGACCCCGTCACAAAGCAGGCGGTTGTGATCGATCCTGGTGGTGCTCCAGAGCGAATTCTTCATGAAGTACAGCAGCTGGGATTCGCCGTCACCCACGTCTTGCACACACACGCTCATTTTGATCATTTTCTGGCTTCCAGCGAGATCAAGCGGGCGACCGGTGCAACGATTTGTCTCCATCAGGACGATCTCAAGCTCTGGGAAAACCTCGAACTGCAATGCCGCATGTTTGGGGTGTCCTACGTGCCGGCGGTGTCGCCGGACTATTGGCTGGCGGATGAGGAAAAAGTGCTGCTGGGACAGGTGCCTATTATCACACTCCATACGCCGGGACACACGCCAGGGTCGATGAGCTTCCACGTGCCGAATGATCAGCTGGTGCTGGCAGGGGACACGCTTTTCCGTGGCAGCATCGGCCGGACCGACTTGTGGGGCGGAAACTTTGAGGCGATCGAAGAGTCGATTCGAGAACGACTCTACACCCTCGATGATGCAACGACGGTGGTCACTGGTCATGGGCCTGAAACCGAGATCGGACTTGAAAAAGAGTCCAATCAGTTTGTCCGCCTGTGA
- a CDS encoding C40 family peptidase encodes MRYIIMVAITIAALTGCATPIKKPQQAPVDSPTPWRSSSEKLDRSPTSVSRQPSPFMPHKPAPAPFLTSLPSRSAIVQSAVRLLGSKTITIQGRRIDYDCAGITRAIFLEHGIDLYRSAYSEMHANGVRLIHNHVRQHGLLHQDEDVRPGDLVFFDNTWDFNGDGLFNDPLTHVGIVEQIDPDGTVIFISRVADAVARYRMNLNQPHIHKTTEGRVLNDYIRRKRSTDPDHTARLTGELFSRYGNLLSPQKIEPFQMQSTQPPYQQQISDLSSSGGTEP; translated from the coding sequence ATGCGGTACATCATCATGGTGGCCATCACCATCGCAGCCCTGACAGGCTGTGCCACACCGATCAAAAAGCCACAACAAGCACCAGTGGACTCACCCACCCCGTGGCGAAGCTCCAGTGAAAAGCTTGACCGGTCACCAACATCCGTCTCGCGTCAGCCGTCGCCGTTCATGCCCCACAAGCCTGCTCCTGCCCCTTTCCTCACATCCCTCCCCAGCCGATCCGCCATCGTTCAGTCTGCTGTGCGGTTACTCGGATCAAAAACCATCACCATCCAAGGTCGGCGTATCGATTACGACTGCGCAGGCATCACACGCGCCATCTTTTTGGAGCACGGGATCGACTTATACCGAAGTGCTTACTCTGAGATGCATGCAAACGGCGTCCGGCTGATCCACAACCATGTACGCCAACATGGGCTTCTTCATCAGGACGAGGACGTACGACCAGGTGATCTGGTGTTTTTTGATAACACCTGGGATTTCAATGGGGACGGTCTGTTCAATGATCCGTTGACGCATGTTGGTATCGTCGAGCAAATTGATCCAGATGGAACGGTCATCTTCATCAGCAGAGTGGCTGATGCCGTAGCACGCTACCGCATGAACCTGAACCAGCCTCACATCCACAAAACAACCGAGGGACGTGTGTTGAACGACTATATACGACGGAAACGCTCTACCGATCCCGACCATACGGCTCGACTGACCGGCGAGCTCTTTTCCCGTTATGGAAACCTGCTAAGCCCTCAAAAGATTGAGCCTTTCCAAATGCAGTCCACACAGCCTCCGTACCAACAACAGATCTCCGACCTCTCATCCTCAGGAGGTACTGAACCGTGA
- a CDS encoding site-2 protease family protein codes for MSSLSHILHTISYMGLPLLFAMVLHEYAHGWMAEKCGDSTARLEGRLTINPLAHIDPFGTVILPLICLMLPGSFLLGWAKPVPINPGNMHQPRRDMALTAAAGPGMNLLLAIASALLLAAILTIEPTLSVRNNGEADATSSLFGSMFLRPIAVMALYSVMINVFLALFNLLPIPPLDGGRILTAVLPPKSAMALARLEPYGMLILVGLIIFDKELGIIHMITGTFAKSLSGTILSTALGLRPGATE; via the coding sequence ATGAGTTCGTTGTCACACATCCTCCACACCATCTCCTATATGGGACTCCCGCTCTTGTTTGCCATGGTCCTCCATGAGTATGCCCATGGCTGGATGGCGGAGAAATGTGGCGACTCAACCGCCAGACTCGAAGGTCGTCTCACCATCAACCCATTGGCCCACATCGACCCATTCGGCACCGTCATTCTCCCGTTGATCTGCTTGATGCTGCCGGGGAGTTTTCTGCTGGGCTGGGCCAAGCCTGTCCCGATCAACCCTGGAAATATGCATCAGCCTCGACGCGATATGGCACTTACGGCTGCTGCTGGCCCTGGCATGAATCTGTTGCTGGCCATCGCGAGCGCCTTGCTCTTAGCCGCGATTTTAACGATCGAACCGACCTTGTCCGTCCGCAACAATGGAGAAGCCGATGCGACATCCAGTCTGTTTGGGAGCATGTTTCTACGACCGATTGCCGTCATGGCACTCTATTCCGTGATGATCAACGTCTTCCTTGCGCTCTTCAACCTGCTTCCTATTCCACCGCTTGATGGTGGACGCATCTTGACCGCCGTGCTTCCACCGAAATCCGCCATGGCCCTAGCCAGGTTGGAGCCATACGGGATGCTCATCTTGGTGGGACTGATCATATTCGACAAAGAACTGGGCATCATTCACATGATCACAGGAACCTTTGCCAAGAGCTTGTCCGGAACCATTCTGTCCACCGCACTTGGCCTACGACCAGGAGCGACTGAATGA
- a CDS encoding penicillin-binding protein activator, with translation MTGHRLSDTSLRTAYRRPNGMLAYSHRPLLNSAQLLLVITISGTLSLGEALGLPRSEGPGATESSKPQIPIPPVLNHAKHLIEKGDSEAAVTALRRFLTTTPPPEYLDDTYLLLGAALYGTKDYAETLRALSQLQTEFPESDLLDRGKLLMARTHAAMGNVDLALPLLAQVRTTTQDESTKREAQQLTAEVLAKKKDYVRAIHTLLEGMAGSSDAQMTEIREQIRQFVSEKLDKRGLTRVREAYPRSYPGDLASLRLIDYYTGRGEDHLAERETRHFLAAFPAHPSVPKVHESLDLIKTRLKANQHFIAAVLPLSGPLSTFATDVLQGIQLAVERAREQPGSPPIGLIVKDHDADRHGFLDDLSTLLNEDHPLIVIGPMLSKNLPVMAEMAQKTRIPLITPAATLPNVRRLGSYLFSTALTYGMQAERIATYAAKDQGYRRICILYPDTVYGRELARLFAQEVRRLDGEIIAMEAFKEGDTDFAPQIQRLKAEDLKKYGLAIPVEVAHPTGKPQNRSEKRVLYTPGFDAIFIPSRSKEIGLLAAQLAFHDIKVPLLGTNGWNAQDFARTADRAVDGATFVDGFFIDSPNPNVQEFVQRHQTRFESPPSLFTLQGYDAARIAIDGIRHGATSGEALHDYLTTSHNLPTLAGPAWFGQDGALHRPLFLLQVKQGKFVQLN, from the coding sequence CGTCGGCCGAACGGAATGCTCGCCTATTCACATCGCCCATTACTCAACTCCGCTCAACTGTTGCTGGTGATCACCATCAGTGGGACACTCTCGCTCGGTGAAGCCCTTGGCCTGCCGCGATCGGAGGGACCAGGAGCAACTGAATCATCCAAACCTCAGATTCCCATCCCTCCGGTGTTGAACCATGCCAAGCACTTAATCGAAAAGGGCGATTCGGAGGCAGCAGTGACCGCTCTGCGTCGATTCTTAACCACGACGCCCCCTCCTGAATACCTGGACGACACCTACCTGTTGCTCGGTGCCGCCCTTTACGGCACGAAAGACTATGCAGAAACCCTTCGTGCTCTCAGCCAGCTCCAGACGGAGTTTCCTGAATCCGATCTGCTGGACCGGGGTAAGCTTTTGATGGCCCGCACCCATGCGGCGATGGGCAATGTTGACCTGGCCCTGCCATTGTTGGCCCAAGTTCGGACAACCACGCAGGACGAGAGCACGAAACGTGAGGCACAGCAGCTGACGGCCGAGGTTCTGGCCAAAAAGAAAGATTATGTGCGAGCGATTCATACATTGTTGGAGGGAATGGCTGGCAGCTCAGATGCCCAGATGACGGAGATACGGGAACAAATCCGCCAGTTCGTCTCGGAGAAACTGGATAAACGCGGCCTGACCCGCGTGCGTGAAGCGTATCCTCGCTCCTATCCCGGTGATCTCGCCTCTCTTCGTCTGATCGACTATTACACCGGACGGGGGGAAGACCATCTGGCGGAACGAGAAACTCGGCATTTTCTCGCGGCATTTCCTGCACACCCGTCCGTCCCGAAAGTGCACGAATCATTGGATCTCATCAAAACGAGATTGAAAGCCAATCAACATTTCATCGCTGCGGTCCTCCCGCTGTCGGGACCGCTCTCCACATTCGCCACAGACGTCCTTCAGGGGATCCAACTGGCGGTGGAACGGGCTCGTGAGCAGCCAGGGTCACCGCCGATCGGATTGATCGTCAAAGACCATGACGCCGATCGGCACGGATTCTTGGACGATCTTTCAACGTTGCTCAATGAGGATCATCCGCTCATCGTCATCGGTCCGATGTTGTCTAAAAATCTTCCCGTCATGGCTGAGATGGCCCAAAAGACCAGAATCCCATTGATCACACCGGCTGCCACGCTCCCCAATGTGCGTCGCCTCGGCAGTTACCTCTTCAGCACGGCACTGACCTATGGGATGCAGGCCGAACGGATCGCAACCTACGCGGCCAAGGACCAGGGCTATCGACGAATCTGTATTCTCTATCCCGATACCGTCTATGGCCGAGAGTTGGCCCGCCTCTTTGCACAAGAAGTGCGGCGGCTGGATGGCGAAATTATCGCCATGGAAGCGTTTAAGGAGGGCGACACCGATTTTGCTCCACAAATCCAGCGGCTCAAAGCCGAGGATCTGAAAAAATATGGATTGGCTATCCCAGTGGAGGTGGCCCACCCAACCGGCAAACCTCAGAACCGAAGTGAAAAGCGAGTCCTCTACACACCTGGATTCGACGCCATCTTCATTCCGAGTCGCTCAAAAGAAATCGGTCTGCTCGCCGCGCAACTGGCTTTCCATGATATCAAGGTTCCTCTTCTAGGGACCAACGGGTGGAATGCTCAAGATTTTGCTCGCACGGCGGATCGCGCCGTTGACGGCGCGACATTCGTCGATGGCTTTTTCATCGATAGTCCGAATCCCAACGTGCAGGAGTTTGTGCAACGCCACCAGACACGCTTTGAATCACCCCCCTCGCTCTTCACCCTCCAGGGTTATGACGCCGCCAGAATCGCCATCGATGGGATCCGCCATGGTGCAACCTCCGGAGAGGCCCTACACGATTACCTCACGACCTCGCACAACCTTCCGACCTTGGCGGGACCGGCCTGGTTCGGGCAAGACGGCGCTCTCCACCGACCGCTCTTTCTTCTTCAAGTGAAACAAGGTAAGTTTGTGCAGCTGAACTAA
- the trpS gene encoding tryptophan--tRNA ligase, with the protein MTAPRKRVLSGMQPSGLMHLGNYLGALENWKALQAQYDCYFFVADWHALSTNYADTSRIRTFVREMLIDWLAGGIDPDRSTIFIQSRIPEHAILHLLLSMMTPVSWLERNPTYKEKQEEIKEKDLTTYGFLGYPVLQAADILLYKPDFVPVGKDQLPHLELTRELARRFNDIYKMSVFPEPKEHLTKFPKVIGTDGRKMSKSYHNTINLSDNESVVRQKLKTMVTDPARVRRTDPGNPDLCPVYEFHKIYSPQGIQDQVNTDCRTAAIGCIDCKKLVADRIVEQLTPIWDQRAKLTHEPSRVDEIVEAGSKRAAAVASATLQEVNEAMKIET; encoded by the coding sequence ATGACGGCACCTCGAAAGCGAGTGTTGAGTGGGATGCAGCCCAGCGGCCTGATGCACCTTGGAAACTACCTTGGGGCGCTGGAAAATTGGAAAGCCTTACAAGCGCAGTATGACTGTTACTTCTTCGTCGCTGACTGGCATGCCCTCTCGACGAACTATGCGGACACCAGCCGTATTCGGACCTTCGTCCGTGAAATGTTGATCGATTGGTTGGCCGGTGGCATCGATCCGGATCGATCCACGATTTTCATCCAATCCCGAATTCCCGAACACGCGATCTTGCATCTCTTGCTCTCCATGATGACGCCCGTCTCATGGCTCGAACGCAATCCGACCTATAAGGAGAAGCAAGAGGAGATCAAAGAGAAAGACCTCACGACCTACGGCTTTCTGGGTTACCCCGTTCTGCAGGCCGCCGATATTCTCCTGTACAAGCCCGATTTCGTTCCGGTCGGCAAGGATCAACTCCCTCATCTTGAGCTGACAAGGGAACTCGCGAGGCGCTTCAACGATATCTACAAGATGTCCGTGTTTCCGGAACCGAAGGAACATCTGACGAAGTTTCCCAAAGTAATCGGGACCGATGGTCGCAAGATGAGCAAGAGTTACCACAATACGATCAACCTCTCGGACAACGAATCGGTCGTTCGCCAGAAGCTCAAAACCATGGTCACTGACCCAGCCCGTGTGAGACGGACTGACCCCGGCAACCCGGACCTCTGTCCTGTCTATGAATTCCATAAGATCTACTCTCCCCAGGGAATTCAAGATCAGGTCAACACAGACTGCCGAACTGCCGCAATCGGCTGCATCGATTGCAAGAAACTGGTGGCGGATCGGATAGTGGAGCAGCTGACGCCGATCTGGGACCAACGTGCCAAGCTCACCCACGAGCCATCACGTGTCGATGAGATCGTCGAGGCCGGAAGTAAGCGCGCCGCCGCAGTTGCGAGCGCAACCTTGCAAGAAGTTAACGAGGCCATGAAGATTGAGACGTGA
- a CDS encoding AAA family ATPase has protein sequence MALSTTVHDLRILIRSAHPLVIIETVEEERVLALLQSVTAQERMPLFEWSITRGLTRADEGPTLSKMTTTPLAVLQHLHGLTVEAVFWLKDLGPHLQNPAVCRQLREVAAVYGRSRATCVLTGQPFSLPPDLDKIALRLGLKLPDREELRSMLRGLRQSLGSRSASRVRSTTSAEGTLDSTSRSSAAKSPTDQESDTILHALQGLTLRQARRVIAHCLIERDTLSADDVQTILNRKVQVIKDGGLLKYYPLEDNRFELGGFRNLKAWLEQAQVGFTPEAKSLNLTPPRGIMFVGIPGCGKSLAAKAIAREWKLPLLHLETGWLFDKFVGESEKNFRNAIEIAESLSPIVLWIDEIEKAMVSGSGSSEADAGLSRRLFGAFLTWLQEKQQEMFVVATANDLSSFPPKLLRKGRFDKSFSSTCRTRRNARRSGGFILACVSEITTSSTSRSSSAPARASAVLRLSRPWWPLSIEHCIKKTSSQPICSWKKQPGPFPCRKQARKYRDTPTDAKGRFVNVRG, from the coding sequence ATGGCTCTCTCAACCACCGTCCATGATCTCCGTATACTGATTCGTTCTGCTCATCCCCTGGTCATCATCGAAACAGTGGAAGAGGAGCGGGTACTGGCCCTCCTGCAATCCGTCACAGCCCAGGAACGAATGCCGCTCTTCGAATGGTCGATCACGAGAGGACTCACCCGCGCCGATGAAGGCCCGACCTTGAGTAAAATGACCACGACCCCTTTGGCGGTTCTTCAGCATCTCCATGGCTTAACGGTCGAAGCGGTCTTTTGGCTGAAGGATCTGGGCCCGCATCTACAAAATCCTGCTGTGTGCCGTCAGTTACGGGAGGTGGCAGCCGTCTATGGCCGATCGCGGGCAACCTGCGTGTTGACCGGTCAACCGTTCTCGCTGCCACCGGATCTCGATAAAATCGCCCTCCGGCTGGGCTTGAAACTGCCGGATCGAGAGGAATTGCGATCGATGCTCCGAGGTCTACGGCAGTCACTGGGCTCACGATCCGCCTCTCGTGTACGTTCCACCACCTCTGCGGAAGGCACCCTCGACTCAACCAGCAGGTCCAGTGCCGCTAAGAGTCCAACCGACCAAGAGTCAGATACGATCCTCCATGCATTACAAGGTCTCACGCTCCGTCAAGCCCGCCGGGTCATCGCCCACTGTCTCATTGAACGCGACACCCTCTCCGCCGACGATGTGCAGACTATCCTGAACCGGAAGGTGCAAGTGATCAAAGATGGCGGTCTGTTGAAATACTATCCCCTGGAGGACAACCGGTTTGAGTTGGGCGGGTTCCGCAACTTGAAAGCATGGTTGGAGCAAGCCCAAGTTGGGTTTACACCGGAAGCCAAATCACTGAACCTCACGCCGCCCCGAGGCATCATGTTCGTCGGCATCCCTGGCTGCGGCAAATCACTGGCGGCAAAGGCCATCGCCCGGGAGTGGAAACTTCCTCTCTTACACCTTGAGACCGGCTGGTTATTCGACAAGTTCGTCGGAGAATCAGAGAAGAATTTTCGCAACGCCATTGAGATAGCTGAGTCGTTATCCCCAATTGTCTTGTGGATCGATGAGATCGAGAAAGCGATGGTCTCAGGGAGTGGCAGTAGTGAGGCGGATGCGGGTCTGAGTCGCCGCCTATTCGGAGCCTTCCTCACGTGGTTGCAGGAAAAGCAGCAAGAGATGTTCGTGGTCGCCACGGCCAATGACCTCTCATCGTTCCCCCCTAAACTCCTTCGTAAAGGACGATTCGACAAGTCTTTTTCGTCGACCTGCCGAACGAGACGGAACGCGCGTCGATCTGGAGGATTCATCTTGGCCTGCGTAAGCGAGATAACAACCAGTTCGACCTCAAGAAGCTCGTCCGCACCAGCGAGGGCTTCAGCGGTTCTGAGATTGAGCAGGCCGTGGTGGCCTCTCTCTATCGAGCACTGCATCAAAAAAACGTCCTCACAACCGATCTGCTCATGGAAGAAGCAACCAGGACCATTCCCCTGTCGTAAGCAGGCACGAAAATATCGAGACACTCCGACAGACGCCAAGGGACGATTTGTGAACGTACGGGGGTGA